The following are from one region of the Sphingobium sp. MI1205 genome:
- the cobU gene encoding bifunctional adenosylcobinamide kinase/adenosylcobinamide-phosphate guanylyltransferase, giving the protein MTAFRRLLVLGGARSGKSRLAETQCEAMPGALTYIATAQAFDAEMSDRISHHRARRSARWHTVEAPIDLPAAIAGAHGSGAILVDCLTLWLSNLLLAQEDIAGWTRALTAAIADCGPPILFVSNEVGLSIVPENALARRFRDESGLLNQHIAKACDRVLFVAAGLPLILKQDGRAIISS; this is encoded by the coding sequence ATGACCGCATTTCGCAGGCTTCTGGTGCTGGGCGGCGCCCGTTCGGGCAAAAGCCGGCTTGCGGAAACGCAATGTGAAGCGATGCCGGGCGCGCTCACCTACATCGCCACGGCCCAGGCGTTCGACGCGGAAATGAGTGACAGGATCAGCCATCACCGCGCCCGCCGCAGCGCCCGGTGGCATACGGTGGAAGCACCCATCGACCTGCCGGCCGCCATTGCCGGCGCGCATGGATCGGGGGCGATCCTGGTTGATTGCCTGACCCTCTGGCTATCCAACCTGCTGCTGGCGCAAGAGGATATCGCGGGCTGGACCCGCGCGCTGACCGCCGCCATTGCGGATTGTGGCCCGCCCATCCTGTTCGTCAGTAATGAAGTCGGCCTTTCCATCGTCCCCGAAAACGCACTCGCCCGCCGGTTTCGGGACGAATCGGGCTTGCTCAACCAGCATATCGCCAAAGCCTGCGACCGGGTTCTGTTCGTTGCGGCGGGCTTGCCCTTGATCCTCAAGCAGGACGGGCGCGCCATCATATCGTCTTAA
- the cbiB gene encoding adenosylcobinamide-phosphate synthase CbiB, with product MPPWPDWTRRLVELVALILDAALGWPGWLYARIGHPVGAFARIIAACERRWNRPGLGNGRRRMAGVATFLILLLVATLGGWLIQSALRRLMGAWAWTGIALAAWPALAQRSLFDHVLPVVKALKTGDLPAAQQAVGHIVGRDTASLDEAGVARAAIESLAESFCDGVVAPLFWLFVGGLPGVWAYKAVNTADSMIGHREEPFAAFGWAAARFDDLLNLAPARLSAILLCVAGPGGWRVLRRDHALHASPNAGWPEAAMAGALDVRLAGPVQYDGVRHDKAWIGGDGAEATPAAASAALALYVRACLLLWLVAAMIGGIG from the coding sequence ATGCCGCCATGGCCCGACTGGACGAGGCGCTTGGTTGAACTGGTTGCCCTTATCCTTGACGCGGCGCTTGGCTGGCCGGGGTGGCTCTATGCGCGCATCGGCCATCCGGTTGGCGCTTTCGCGCGGATCATCGCCGCCTGCGAACGCCGCTGGAACCGGCCCGGCCTTGGTAACGGGCGCAGGCGGATGGCGGGCGTCGCCACGTTCCTGATCCTGCTGCTGGTCGCAACCCTTGGCGGGTGGCTCATCCAATCGGCCCTTCGCCGTCTGATGGGCGCATGGGCCTGGACAGGGATCGCGCTCGCGGCCTGGCCCGCGCTCGCCCAACGCAGCCTGTTCGATCATGTCCTGCCCGTCGTGAAGGCGCTCAAGACCGGCGATCTTCCGGCAGCGCAGCAGGCTGTCGGGCATATTGTCGGCCGCGACACCGCGTCGCTTGACGAGGCTGGCGTCGCCCGCGCGGCCATCGAAAGCCTCGCCGAAAGTTTTTGCGATGGCGTCGTAGCGCCGCTCTTCTGGCTGTTCGTCGGCGGCCTTCCCGGCGTCTGGGCCTACAAGGCTGTGAACACCGCCGACAGCATGATCGGCCATCGGGAAGAACCGTTCGCCGCCTTTGGATGGGCCGCCGCGCGTTTCGACGATCTCCTGAATCTCGCCCCGGCGCGCCTGTCTGCCATCCTCCTTTGCGTTGCCGGGCCGGGGGGCTGGCGCGTCCTTCGCCGCGATCACGCCCTTCACGCTTCGCCCAATGCCGGGTGGCCAGAGGCGGCGATGGCGGGCGCGCTGGACGTCCGCCTTGCCGGGCCGGTTCAATATGATGGCGTTCGCCATGACAAAGCGTGGATCGGGGGCGATGGCGCGGAAGCGACACCGGCCGCCGCCAGCGCCGCGCTTGCGCTTTATGTTCGCGCCTGCCTCCTGCTCTGGCTGGTGGCCGCGATGATCGGAGGTATCGGTTGA
- a CDS encoding threonine-phosphate decarboxylase, with product MSDMFRWHGGRLAQARDHYGADGQPWIDLSTGINPRPWPGAAHIAPDWQSLPDPAALADMETAAASHFGVAPAHVCALPGSEIGLRMLGKLLDRPGCHLVPSYRTHAAAFPGSLPLDAPEQAPPGTALLLANPNNPDGRLFAPAKMQALLARQERDDGWLIVDEAFADSVPGSSIAGEAGEGRRLILLRSFGKFFGLAGVRLGLLVGPPSIIAACRAMLGDWPLSAAAIDFGRAAYRDRLWINRTVADLRNRAAHLDRMLARHGLNPRGDCPLFRLVETPAAAALFDRLARQAILTRPFDDQPDWLRLGLPADDAAMARLDEALG from the coding sequence ATGAGCGATATGTTCCGCTGGCATGGAGGGCGCCTTGCGCAGGCCCGCGATCATTATGGCGCGGACGGTCAGCCCTGGATCGACCTGTCCACCGGCATAAACCCGCGGCCATGGCCCGGTGCTGCCCATATTGCGCCGGACTGGCAATCCCTTCCCGATCCCGCAGCGCTCGCCGACATGGAAACCGCCGCCGCCAGTCATTTCGGCGTCGCCCCCGCCCATGTCTGCGCGCTTCCCGGCAGCGAGATCGGCCTTCGCATGCTTGGCAAGCTGCTGGATCGGCCCGGCTGTCATCTCGTCCCCTCCTACCGCACCCATGCCGCCGCTTTCCCCGGCTCCCTGCCGCTCGATGCGCCGGAACAAGCGCCGCCGGGCACGGCATTGCTGCTCGCCAATCCCAACAATCCCGATGGCCGCCTGTTCGCGCCAGCAAAGATGCAGGCACTGCTCGCCCGGCAGGAGAGGGACGACGGCTGGCTGATCGTGGATGAAGCCTTTGCCGACAGCGTCCCCGGCTCCAGCATCGCCGGTGAAGCGGGGGAGGGCAGGCGCCTCATCCTGCTGCGTTCCTTCGGCAAGTTCTTCGGCCTTGCGGGTGTCCGCCTTGGCCTCCTTGTCGGGCCACCCTCAATCATCGCCGCGTGTCGCGCCATGCTGGGGGACTGGCCCTTGTCGGCGGCAGCGATCGACTTTGGACGCGCCGCCTATCGCGACCGGCTCTGGATCAACCGGACCGTCGCGGATTTGCGCAACCGCGCCGCCCATCTCGACCGGATGCTCGCCCGGCACGGCCTCAACCCGCGCGGCGATTGTCCCTTGTTCCGCCTCGTGGAAACGCCCGCCGCCGCCGCGCTGTTCGACCGTCTGGCGCGTCAGGCCATCCTGACCCGGCCGTTCGACGATCAACCGGACTGGCTGCGCCTGGGCCTGCCTGCGGACGATGCCGCCATGGCCCGACTGGACGAGGCGCTTGGTTGA
- a CDS encoding adenosylcobinamide-GDP ribazoletransferase, producing the protein MKRLILALQLMTSLPLPSVKADDSDFAASIRWFPAAGIAVGGAAAMAMMLGLRAGPWAAALLALLAWVAMTGALHLDGLGDIADGAGAAHGDRARLSAVLADPHIGSFGVVVIVLQLLTKLILLRIWAEQLAPWTLIPLALIARIGPLAWTLWLPPLHEGLASRFRHGVKRAHLLPWSALALASCVMLPALASAALFIPLWAWWLRSRIGGISGDGHGAGIELVESALLAALVLAQ; encoded by the coding sequence ATGAAGCGGCTGATCCTCGCCCTGCAACTGATGACCAGCCTGCCGCTGCCATCCGTCAAGGCGGACGACAGCGACTTTGCCGCCTCCATCCGCTGGTTTCCCGCCGCCGGTATAGCGGTGGGCGGGGCGGCCGCGATGGCGATGATGCTCGGCCTGCGCGCGGGGCCGTGGGCGGCGGCGCTGCTTGCGCTGCTGGCATGGGTAGCGATGACCGGCGCGCTGCACCTCGATGGGCTTGGCGACATTGCCGATGGCGCAGGCGCGGCGCATGGCGACCGGGCCCGGCTATCTGCCGTGTTGGCCGATCCGCATATCGGCAGCTTCGGCGTGGTCGTGATCGTGCTCCAGCTGCTGACGAAATTGATCCTCCTGCGCATCTGGGCGGAGCAGCTTGCCCCTTGGACTCTCATCCCGCTTGCCCTGATCGCGCGGATCGGCCCGCTCGCCTGGACACTGTGGCTGCCGCCGCTGCATGAAGGGCTGGCCAGCCGCTTCCGCCACGGGGTCAAGCGCGCGCATCTGCTCCCATGGTCCGCGCTGGCGCTTGCGTCATGCGTCATGCTCCCCGCCCTTGCATCCGCTGCCCTGTTCATCCCGCTCTGGGCATGGTGGCTGCGCAGCCGGATCGGCGGCATTTCGGGCGACGGCCATGGCGCGGGCATCGAACTGGTGGAAAGCGCGCTGCTCGCCGCGCTGGTACTTGCCCAATGA
- a CDS encoding histidine phosphatase family protein: MLHLMRHAAPQTTGLLLGQLDMPPDPDAVPLCVERARAIHFAQVISSDLTRASRPAERIAAAAQVPHHADPRWRELHFGAWEGADPSTLPAAETARFWDAPDDNPPPGGERWSDLRRRVQGALVHIDQPTLVLSHAGSMRAALSLLCGFSYRQAWAIDLPYAALLSLRVWPGDAPNAQITALTT; encoded by the coding sequence ATGCTTCACCTGATGCGCCACGCCGCGCCGCAGACGACTGGCCTGCTGCTTGGCCAGCTGGACATGCCGCCCGATCCTGACGCCGTGCCGCTCTGCGTCGAACGGGCCCGCGCCATCCATTTCGCGCAGGTCATAAGCTCCGACCTCACCCGCGCCAGCCGCCCCGCCGAGCGGATCGCTGCTGCCGCCCAGGTGCCCCACCATGCCGATCCCCGATGGCGCGAATTGCATTTCGGCGCGTGGGAGGGAGCCGACCCTTCAACCCTTCCCGCTGCTGAAACAGCCCGCTTCTGGGATGCCCCCGACGACAATCCTCCACCGGGAGGAGAACGCTGGTCCGACCTGCGCCGCCGTGTCCAGGGCGCGCTCGTCCATATCGACCAGCCGACCTTGGTGCTGAGCCATGCCGGATCCATGCGTGCGGCGCTGTCACTGCTCTGCGGCTTTTCCTATCGGCAGGCCTGGGCCATCGACCTGCCCTATGCCGCGCTGCTCTCCCTGCGCGTCTGGCCCGGAGATGCTCCGAACGCACAGATAACGGCGCTGACTACATGA
- the cobT gene encoding nicotinate-nucleotide--dimethylbenzimidazole phosphoribosyltransferase: protein MIHFQDGAAFARALEALPGPDEQAIAAAAARQATLTKPAGSLGRLEEIALFMAGWQARERPRADRLHVAIFAGNHGVAARGVSAYPAAVTAQMVANFRGGSAAINALAAACGAELSIVPLDLDRPTADICEAPAMSETDCLAALNAGAAVVHADCDLLIVGEMGIGNSTPAAALCAQSFGGLPRDWIGRGTGVDEAGLARKADAVARALHLHAPHCTNTFETLRRLGGREIAAMAGAVLAARQMRVPVLLDGFICGAAVAPLARDNPAITDHCIAGHVSAEAGHARLLRAFGLTPLLQLDMRLGEGSGAAVAAQIVRSALTAHDQMATFTEAAVSEAV, encoded by the coding sequence ATGATCCATTTTCAGGATGGGGCTGCCTTCGCCCGAGCGCTGGAGGCGCTGCCGGGACCGGACGAGCAGGCGATCGCCGCCGCCGCCGCACGACAGGCGACGCTGACCAAGCCCGCCGGTTCGCTCGGCCGGCTGGAGGAAATCGCCCTGTTCATGGCGGGCTGGCAGGCACGGGAACGGCCCCGCGCCGACCGCCTCCACGTCGCCATCTTCGCGGGCAACCACGGCGTCGCCGCGCGCGGGGTCAGCGCCTATCCGGCAGCCGTCACCGCGCAGATGGTCGCGAATTTTCGAGGCGGCAGCGCGGCGATCAATGCGCTCGCCGCCGCATGCGGGGCGGAGCTGTCGATCGTCCCGCTCGACCTTGACCGCCCCACCGCCGACATCTGCGAAGCCCCCGCGATGAGCGAGACGGACTGCCTCGCCGCGCTCAATGCAGGCGCAGCGGTCGTCCACGCGGATTGCGACCTGCTGATCGTCGGCGAAATGGGCATTGGCAACAGCACGCCCGCCGCTGCCCTGTGCGCCCAGTCCTTTGGCGGCCTGCCGCGGGACTGGATCGGGCGCGGCACCGGCGTCGATGAAGCCGGTCTGGCGCGAAAGGCCGACGCGGTCGCGCGCGCCCTTCACCTCCACGCGCCCCATTGCACAAACACCTTCGAAACGCTCCGTCGCCTCGGTGGACGAGAGATTGCCGCCATGGCCGGCGCCGTGCTCGCGGCCCGGCAGATGCGCGTGCCGGTGCTGCTCGACGGTTTCATCTGCGGCGCGGCGGTGGCCCCTCTCGCGCGCGACAATCCCGCCATCACCGACCATTGCATCGCGGGCCATGTGTCGGCGGAGGCGGGCCATGCGCGCCTGCTCCGCGCCTTCGGGCTAACCCCGCTGCTTCAACTCGACATGCGCCTTGGCGAAGGCAGCGGCGCAGCGGTTGCGGCACAGATCGTCCGCTCGGCCCTCACCGCGCACGATCAGATGGCCACCTTTACCGAAGCCGCGGTCTCAGAAGCCGTATGA
- a CDS encoding DUF1636 domain-containing protein, whose translation MLRPVENRASVVVCSTCRLSADAREDGEGRRGGALLADAMRALQAGDPAYAAVDVQDMPCLFACQRHCAVHLRGPGKVGYVLGDFTPDADAARAILDYTLRHAASEEGVVRYADWPQGVKGHFIVRTPPEGFICT comes from the coding sequence ATGCTGCGCCCGGTGGAAAACCGCGCTTCGGTCGTCGTCTGCTCGACGTGCCGCCTCTCGGCTGACGCGCGTGAGGATGGCGAAGGACGGCGCGGCGGCGCGCTGCTCGCCGACGCGATGCGCGCGCTTCAGGCCGGTGATCCAGCCTATGCGGCGGTCGATGTTCAGGACATGCCATGCCTGTTCGCGTGCCAGCGCCATTGCGCCGTCCATTTGCGCGGGCCGGGCAAGGTCGGCTATGTGCTTGGCGATTTCACCCCTGACGCAGACGCCGCGCGCGCGATACTCGACTACACGCTGCGCCACGCCGCCAGCGAAGAGGGCGTCGTGCGCTATGCCGATTGGCCGCAGGGGGTGAAGGGGCACTTCATCGTCCGCACCCCGCCAGAAGGCTTCATCTGCACATGA
- a CDS encoding alpha-glucosidase: protein MSDSGQPWWKGAVIYQIYPRSFQDSNGDGIGDLRGITQRLEHIARLGADAIWISPFFTSPMRDFGYDIADYCGVDPIFGTIEDFDALVARAHALGLKVTIDQVYAHTSDVHDWFRESRESRTNARQDWYVWADPKSDGSPPCNWQSVFGGPAWTWDARRRQYYMHQFLVSQPQLNVHNPAVQDALLDAMRFWLDRGVDGFRLDALNHAMHDPLLRDNPPAPDDGKPRTRPFDYQIRRYSQSHPDVVGFVERIRTLTDRYGAIFTMAEVGGDRAEMEMKAYTAGDDLLNSAYGFDFLYAPALTPALVAETAARWPNEPGMGWPSWAFENHDAPRALSRWCKAGDRAAFARMKIALLMALRGNAILYQGEELGITQVDIPFERLQDPEAIANWPLTLSRDGARTPLPWEMAASEAGFSTAAPWLPVGDDNLALAVDGQEADAGSLLNFTRKMLALRKANAPLRYGSMEVLLADESRLLFRRTEGADRIMCLFNLSDSPVAWPEERAAEGTVLFATNGASIGTLPAYGAIFIRE, encoded by the coding sequence ATGAGCGATTCCGGCCAGCCATGGTGGAAGGGCGCCGTCATCTACCAGATCTATCCCCGCAGCTTTCAGGATTCCAACGGTGACGGGATTGGCGACCTGCGGGGGATCACGCAGAGGCTGGAGCATATTGCCCGGTTGGGCGCGGACGCGATCTGGATTTCGCCCTTCTTCACTTCGCCCATGCGGGACTTTGGCTATGACATCGCCGATTATTGCGGGGTCGATCCGATTTTCGGCACGATCGAGGATTTCGACGCGCTGGTGGCGCGGGCGCATGCGCTGGGCCTGAAAGTCACGATCGATCAGGTTTATGCCCATACATCGGACGTGCATGACTGGTTCCGGGAAAGCCGCGAGAGCCGGACCAATGCGCGGCAGGACTGGTATGTGTGGGCCGATCCCAAGTCGGACGGGTCGCCGCCCTGCAACTGGCAGTCAGTGTTCGGCGGCCCGGCATGGACCTGGGATGCGCGGCGGCGGCAATATTATATGCACCAGTTTTTGGTCAGCCAGCCGCAGCTCAACGTCCACAACCCGGCGGTGCAGGACGCGCTGCTGGACGCCATGCGCTTCTGGCTGGACCGGGGCGTGGACGGTTTCCGGCTCGATGCGCTCAATCATGCGATGCATGACCCGCTGCTGCGCGACAACCCGCCTGCCCCCGACGACGGCAAGCCGCGCACCCGCCCCTTCGACTATCAGATCCGCCGTTACAGCCAGTCGCACCCCGATGTGGTGGGCTTTGTCGAGCGCATCCGGACGCTGACCGACCGCTATGGCGCGATCTTCACCATGGCGGAAGTCGGGGGCGACCGCGCCGAGATGGAGATGAAGGCGTACACGGCAGGGGACGATCTGCTGAACAGCGCCTATGGCTTTGATTTCCTCTATGCCCCCGCGCTCACCCCGGCGCTGGTGGCGGAGACGGCGGCGCGCTGGCCGAATGAACCGGGCATGGGCTGGCCCAGTTGGGCGTTTGAAAATCATGACGCCCCGCGCGCCTTGTCGCGATGGTGCAAGGCGGGGGATCGCGCCGCTTTCGCGCGGATGAAGATAGCGCTGCTGATGGCGCTGCGCGGCAATGCCATCCTGTATCAGGGCGAGGAGTTGGGGATCACGCAGGTCGATATCCCCTTTGAGCGGTTGCAGGACCCGGAAGCGATCGCGAACTGGCCGCTCACATTGTCGCGCGACGGGGCACGCACGCCACTGCCCTGGGAAATGGCCGCCAGCGAAGCGGGGTTCAGCACCGCTGCGCCCTGGCTGCCGGTGGGGGATGACAATCTGGCGCTGGCGGTGGATGGACAGGAGGCCGATGCAGGGTCGCTGCTGAACTTTACCCGGAAGATGCTTGCCCTGCGAAAAGCGAACGCACCGCTGCGTTACGGCAGCATGGAGGTGCTGCTGGCGGATGAAAGCCGGTTGCTGTTCCGGCGGACCGAGGGCGCGGACAGGATAATGTGCCTGTTCAACCTGTCGGACAGCCCCGTCGCATGGCCAGAGGAGAGAGCAGCGGAAGGGACCGTCCTGTTCGCCACCAATGGCGCGTCGATCGGCACACTGCCCGCCTATGGGGCGATCTTCATTCGGGAATGA
- the fdhD gene encoding formate dehydrogenase accessory sulfurtransferase FdhD, whose translation MPSNFSFTRIASGGAFSVEERELADEVPVAIEFNGVGYAVLMATPGDIAELVLGFALSERLVSPADAPFTVDVHTTAQGVVARATLPPDRVEGLLGRIRHRVSDSSCGLCGVENLEQAIRPLPPVTAQSRADRSAIFRALAALSGHQPLNARTGAVHAAALVGADGSIRLVHEDVGRHNAFDKLIGGMRLDGMDWDGGFALLSSRCSYELVEKAVLAGCPLLVTISAPTRLAAERAESAGLPLVVLARADAMLATMVIPE comes from the coding sequence ATGCCCTCAAACTTTTCCTTCACCCGGATCGCGTCCGGCGGCGCGTTTTCGGTGGAGGAACGGGAACTGGCCGATGAAGTGCCGGTTGCCATTGAATTCAATGGCGTCGGCTATGCGGTGTTGATGGCGACGCCGGGCGACATTGCCGAACTGGTGCTTGGCTTTGCTCTTTCCGAACGACTGGTCAGTCCGGCGGACGCGCCATTCACGGTCGATGTTCACACGACCGCCCAGGGGGTCGTCGCCCGCGCGACTTTGCCCCCCGACCGTGTCGAAGGGCTGCTGGGCCGGATACGCCATCGCGTGTCGGATTCTTCCTGCGGCCTGTGCGGCGTCGAAAATCTGGAACAGGCCATCCGCCCGCTGCCGCCCGTTACCGCGCAATCGCGGGCGGATCGTTCCGCGATCTTCCGCGCACTTGCCGCCCTTTCGGGTCATCAGCCGCTCAATGCCCGGACGGGCGCGGTCCATGCAGCCGCGCTGGTCGGTGCCGATGGTTCGATCCGCCTGGTCCATGAAGATGTCGGCCGCCACAATGCGTTCGACAAGCTGATCGGGGGGATGCGGCTTGACGGGATGGACTGGGACGGCGGCTTTGCGCTGCTGTCATCCCGCTGTTCCTACGAACTGGTGGAAAAGGCGGTACTGGCTGGCTGCCCCTTGCTCGTCACCATTTCCGCCCCGACCCGCCTGGCGGCGGAACGCGCCGAAAGCGCCGGCCTGCCGCTGGTTGTATTGGCGCGGGCGGACGCGATGCTGGCGACGATGGTCATTCCCGAATGA
- a CDS encoding porin: protein MMVSLLALMPEVAQAQSNEALQRQIDELKAQVQALTSALAANKGATPETAAAAPAPAAPATPAPATLATAPAQPPAAAPEAATAPAPKSKAWYERLSLRGYTQMRYNAFLSGDDTAPAGQSRLRSVHDSSISDRGSFSLRRARLVVQGDISDRVSLYLQSDFATAVSNQAGSERREGFAQLRDAYADVFLDKAKTFRLRLGQSKVPYGWENMQSSSNRLTLDRSDGINSAVPGERDLGVIAFYTPPSVQKIWDRLGDDGQKLFGNYGAFGFGVFNGQGINRTEQNKGLMKVAFATWPIELDGLGDAFAGQVFEIGGSAMMNDFQPELRSGSVGGPVDDNRAGIHAMLYPQPFGIQAEWNWGKGPQYDPLSLSVESKKLSGGYVQMMYRAPTESIGSLIPYARWQHYRGGWKGSTSAPRLETDEFELGVEWQPWKALEITLAYARMKRAEADERRAGRAEGNLIRTQVQWNY, encoded by the coding sequence ATGATGGTGAGCTTGCTGGCGTTGATGCCGGAAGTGGCGCAGGCGCAGAGCAACGAAGCGTTGCAGCGCCAGATCGACGAACTCAAGGCGCAGGTTCAGGCGCTCACGAGTGCGCTTGCCGCAAACAAGGGCGCGACTCCTGAGACCGCTGCTGCGGCTCCGGCTCCCGCTGCTCCGGCGACACCGGCTCCTGCCACGCTTGCCACCGCCCCCGCGCAGCCGCCTGCGGCCGCGCCAGAGGCGGCCACTGCTCCAGCGCCCAAGTCGAAGGCCTGGTATGAACGGCTGTCGCTGCGCGGCTACACGCAGATGCGCTATAACGCATTCCTGTCCGGGGATGATACGGCGCCCGCTGGCCAGTCCCGCCTCCGGTCGGTCCATGACAGCTCGATATCCGATCGCGGCAGCTTCTCTCTACGCCGCGCGCGCCTTGTGGTTCAGGGCGATATTTCCGACCGCGTCTCGCTCTATCTGCAATCGGACTTCGCGACTGCCGTGAGTAATCAGGCAGGCAGCGAGCGCCGCGAAGGCTTCGCCCAGCTGCGTGACGCCTATGCCGATGTGTTCCTTGACAAGGCCAAGACCTTCCGCCTGCGCCTCGGCCAATCCAAGGTGCCCTATGGCTGGGAAAATATGCAGTCCTCCTCCAACCGCCTGACGCTCGACCGCAGCGACGGGATCAACAGCGCGGTTCCGGGCGAACGTGATCTGGGCGTCATCGCCTTTTATACCCCGCCTTCAGTCCAGAAAATCTGGGACCGGCTGGGGGATGACGGGCAAAAGCTGTTCGGGAATTACGGCGCATTTGGCTTTGGCGTTTTCAACGGCCAGGGCATCAACCGGACGGAACAGAATAAGGGCCTGATGAAGGTCGCCTTCGCCACATGGCCCATTGAACTCGACGGCCTGGGCGATGCTTTCGCTGGCCAGGTGTTCGAAATCGGCGGATCGGCGATGATGAACGATTTCCAGCCTGAACTGCGCAGCGGGTCAGTCGGTGGACCCGTTGACGACAACCGCGCCGGCATCCACGCGATGCTCTATCCGCAGCCCTTCGGCATTCAGGCCGAATGGAACTGGGGCAAGGGACCACAGTATGATCCGCTCAGCCTGTCTGTGGAATCGAAAAAGCTCAGCGGCGGCTATGTCCAGATGATGTACCGCGCCCCGACGGAATCGATCGGCTCGCTGATCCCCTACGCCCGCTGGCAACATTATCGTGGCGGTTGGAAAGGCTCCACCAGCGCGCCGCGCCTGGAGACCGACGAATTCGAACTGGGCGTCGAATGGCAGCCGTGGAAGGCGCTCGAAATCACGCTGGCCTACGCCCGCATGAAGCGCGCCGAAGCGGATGAACGCCGCGCCGGGCGCGCGGAAGGCAATCTCATCCGTACGCAGGTGCAGTGGAATTATTGA
- a CDS encoding HoxN/HupN/NixA family nickel/cobalt transporter yields MDMSFAALRGRATWMFAALIAANLALWLWAALIFADSTMMLGTALLAWSLGMRHAVDADHIAAIDNVTRKLMQEGQRPLTVGLWFAVGHSGIVLIAAVLIAVAASALSRVEAVGEVGGTIATIISATFLFAIAAMNLIILRSVLKTFNHVRSGGAYVDEDMDILLGNRGFLARIFKPLFRLVTRSWHMAPLGFLFGLGFDTATEVAILGLSAGQAASGLSIATVLIFPLLFAAGMALIDTADGALMMGAYQWAFVKPIRKLYYNITITLVSALVAIVIGGIEAAALLGDKLGLTGGVWSIAANLGEHFNSLGFFIIGLFAACWLVSWAIYRWKRFDEIEVLLAKQGQSI; encoded by the coding sequence ATGGACATGAGTTTTGCGGCGCTGCGTGGTCGCGCCACGTGGATGTTCGCCGCCCTGATCGCCGCCAACCTGGCGCTATGGCTGTGGGCCGCGCTGATCTTCGCCGACAGCACGATGATGCTGGGCACGGCCCTGCTCGCCTGGAGCCTGGGGATGCGCCATGCGGTCGATGCCGACCATATCGCCGCCATCGACAATGTGACGCGCAAGTTGATGCAGGAAGGGCAAAGGCCGCTGACCGTGGGCCTGTGGTTCGCGGTCGGGCATAGCGGCATCGTCCTGATCGCGGCGGTGCTGATCGCCGTGGCGGCAAGCGCGCTGAGCCGGGTGGAGGCGGTAGGCGAAGTGGGCGGCACGATCGCCACGATCATCTCCGCCACATTCCTGTTCGCGATCGCGGCGATGAACCTCATCATCCTGCGATCCGTCCTCAAGACCTTCAACCATGTTCGCAGCGGCGGTGCCTATGTCGATGAGGATATGGACATATTGCTGGGCAATCGCGGGTTTCTGGCACGCATTTTCAAACCGCTGTTCCGGCTTGTCACGCGCAGCTGGCACATGGCTCCGTTGGGTTTCCTGTTCGGACTGGGGTTCGACACCGCCACGGAAGTCGCGATCCTCGGCCTGTCGGCGGGGCAGGCTGCGAGCGGGCTTTCAATCGCGACGGTCCTTATCTTCCCCCTGCTCTTCGCGGCGGGCATGGCGTTGATCGACACGGCGGACGGGGCACTGATGATGGGCGCCTATCAATGGGCGTTCGTGAAGCCGATCCGTAAGCTCTACTACAACATCACCATCACGCTGGTGTCCGCGCTGGTCGCCATCGTCATCGGCGGGATCGAAGCGGCGGCGCTGCTGGGCGACAAACTGGGCCTGACCGGCGGCGTCTGGTCGATCGCCGCCAATCTTGGCGAACATTTCAACAGCCTGGGCTTCTTCATCATCGGCCTGTTCGCCGCCTGCTGGCTGGTGAGTTGGGCCATCTACCGCTGGAAACGCTTCGACGAGATCGAAGTGCTCCTCGCCAAACAAGGACAATCCATATGA